From the genome of Vitis riparia cultivar Riparia Gloire de Montpellier isolate 1030 chromosome 2, EGFV_Vit.rip_1.0, whole genome shotgun sequence, one region includes:
- the LOC117933315 gene encoding LOW QUALITY PROTEIN: probable methyltransferase PMT20 (The sequence of the model RefSeq protein was modified relative to this genomic sequence to represent the inferred CDS: deleted 1 base in 1 codon), protein MKHKDGKPGSQPDKSSRVVPMSIMFVVLCGFSFYLGGIFCSEKERFVTKEVEKAVQSPKESSSSPLQIKSVAFPECSREYQDYTPCTDPRKWKKYGLHRLTFMERHCPPVFERKECLIPPPDGYKPPIKWPKSRNECWYRNVPYDWINKQKSNQNWLRKEGEKFLFPGGGTMFPRGVGAYVDLMQDLIPEMLDGTVRTAIDTGCGVASWGGDLLDRGILTMSLAPRDNHEAQVQFALERGIPAILGIISTQRLPFPSNSFDMAHCSRCLIPWTEFGGIYLLEVHRILRPGGFWVLSGPPVNYENRWRGWNTTVEEQKSDYEKLTELLTSMCFKLYNKKDDIAVWQKSSDNNCYQQLSSPDVYPPKCDDGTEPDAAWYTPLRPCVVVPEPKYKKLGLKSVPKWPERLNVAPDRISAIHGGSASTFKHDDSKWKERLKHYKKLLPAIGTDKIRNVMDMNTAYGGFAASMVNDPLWVMNVVSSYAANTLPVVFDRGLIGTYHDWCEAFSTYPRTYDLLHLDGLFTAESHRCDMKYVLLEMDRILRPNGYAIIRESSYFVDAVATIAKGMRWGCRKEETKYGIEKEKILICQKKIWYSSNQNSR, encoded by the exons ATGAAGCATAAAGATGGAAAACCGGGGTCTCAACCCGATAAAAGTTCTAGGGTAGTCCCTATGTCAATCATGTTTGTTGTGTTATGTGGATTTTCATTCTATCTCGGTGGGATCTTTTGTTCTGAAAAGGAGAGATTTGTAACTAAGGAAGTCGAAAAAGCTGTTCAGTCTCCCAAGGAATCGTCATCTAGTCCTCTCCAAATTAAATCAGTTGCTTTCCCAGAATGCAGTAGGGAATATCAAGACTACACTCCATGTACAGATCCAAGG aaatggaaaaaatatgGTCTTCATCGTCTTACTTTTATGGAACGCCACTGTCCCCCAGTATTTGAAAGGAAGGAATGCTTGATCCCACCACCAGATGGATACAAACCACCAATTAAATGGCCTAAAAGCAGGAATGAATGTTGGTACAG GAATGTGCCATATGATTGGATTAACAAGCAGAAGTCTAATCAGAACTGGCTGAGGAAAGAAGGCGAGAAGTTTCTCTTCCCTGGTGGGGGCACTATGTTCCCCAGAGGTGTTGGTGCCTATGTTGATTTGATGCAAGATTTGATTCCAGAAATGCTAGATGGGACTGTTCGAACTGCCATTGACACTGGGTGTGGG GTTGCGAGCTGGGGAGGTGATTTATTAGATCGTGGCATTCTAACAATGTCTTTGGCTCCAAGAGATAATCATGAGGCTCAAGTCCAATTTGCATTGGAACGTGGAATTCCGGCGATCCTTGGCATCATTTCCACTCAGCGGCTTCCTTTCCCCTCCAACTCATTTGATATGGCTCATTGCTCAAGATGCCTTATCCCATGGACTGAATTTG GTGGAATATACCTCCTAGAAGTACACCGCATACTCCGCCCTGGAGGGTTCTGGGTCCTGTCTGGCCCACCTGTAAACTATGAAAACCGTTGGCGAGGATGGAACACAACTGTGGAGGAGCAGAAAAGTGACTATGAAAAGTTGACTGAGTTGCTCACTTCAATGTGCTTcaaattatataacaaaaaggATGACATCGCTGTGTGGCAAAAGTCCTCGGACAATAACTGCTACCAACAACTTTCTAGCCCTGATGTGTATCCACCCAAGTGTGATGATGGCACTGAACCAGATGCAGCATGGTACACT CCCCTCCGCCCTTGTGTTGTTGTTCCTGAACCGAAGTACAAGAAACTAGGGCTGAAGTCCGTCCCCAAGTGGCCAGAACGGTTGAATGTTGCACCAGATCGCATTTCAGCTATCCATGGTGGGAGTGCGAGTACCTTCAAGCATGATGACTCTAAGTGGAAGGAACGACTGAAGCACTACAAGAAGTTACTCCCTGCAATTGGGACCGATAAGATCAGAAATGTAATGGACATGAACACAGCTTATGGAGGTTTTGCTGCCTCTATGGTTAATGATCCGTTGTGGGTCATGAATGTGGTCTCTTCCTACGCTGCTAACACACTTCCTGTGGTCTTTGACCGGGGTCTGATTGGGACCTACCATGACTG GTGTGAAGCTTTCTCAACATATCCTCGAACGTACGATCTCCTTCACCTTGATGGTCTCTTTACAGCCGAAAGTCACAG ATGCGATATGAAGTATGTGCTCTTGGAGATGGATCGGATCCTACGTCCCAATGGGTATGCTATAATCCGAGAATCCAGCTACTTTGTTGATGCTGTTGCCACCATTGCCAAGGGAATGAGATGGGGTTGCAGAAAAGAAGAAACCAAGTATGGCATCGAGAAGGAGAAGATATTGATTTGCCAGAAGAAGATCTGGTACTCCTCTAACCAAAATTCAAGGTGA